One genomic segment of Paenibacillus sp. FSL H8-0332 includes these proteins:
- the pstA gene encoding phosphate ABC transporter permease PstA produces the protein MKPRTADKVATAVIVTLALLIVAILVSLLGYILIRGMSHISWDFLTSAPQKIRAGGGVGPQLFNSLFLLVLTLIITVPLGLGAGIFMAEYARPGKLTNFIRLVVEVLSSFPSIIVGLFGLLLIVNTFNLGFSLISGALALTFFNLPLMVRITEQAFRTVPKQQKEAGFALGLSKWKIVTSVLLPVALPTIITGTILSAGRVFGEAAALMFTAGMSSPRLDFSNWNPLSPSSPLNPFRPAETLAVHIWKVNSEGLAPDALQIAAGASAVLVLTVLIFNLAARFFGRFIYRKLTASKRMS, from the coding sequence TTGAAGCCTAGAACTGCTGACAAAGTAGCCACTGCCGTTATAGTAACCTTGGCCTTGCTGATTGTAGCCATCCTGGTTAGCTTACTCGGGTATATCCTGATCCGCGGCATGAGTCATATTAGCTGGGACTTCCTGACCTCGGCGCCGCAAAAGATCCGCGCAGGCGGAGGCGTCGGGCCGCAGCTATTCAACTCCTTGTTCCTGCTGGTGCTGACCTTGATCATCACCGTGCCGCTGGGGCTGGGTGCCGGAATCTTCATGGCGGAGTATGCCCGTCCCGGCAAGCTGACCAACTTCATCCGTCTGGTCGTGGAGGTATTGTCTTCCTTCCCGTCGATTATCGTGGGTCTGTTCGGTCTCTTGCTGATCGTCAACACCTTCAATCTCGGGTTCTCTCTGATCTCGGGTGCGCTCGCGTTAACCTTCTTCAACCTTCCGCTGATGGTGCGTATTACGGAGCAAGCCTTCCGCACGGTGCCTAAGCAGCAGAAGGAGGCAGGCTTCGCGCTCGGATTATCCAAGTGGAAGATCGTTACCTCGGTATTGCTCCCGGTAGCCTTGCCGACTATTATCACCGGCACGATCCTGTCGGCCGGCCGCGTGTTCGGTGAAGCGGCCGCGCTGATGTTCACCGCAGGAATGAGCAGCCCGCGCCTGGACTTCAGCAACTGGAATCCGCTGAGTCCTTCCTCACCGCTTAACCCGTTCCGTCCGGCGGAGACGCTGGCGGTGCATATCTGGAAGGTCAACAGTGAAGGCCTGGCGCCGGATGCGCTGCAGATCGCAGCAGGGGCTTCAGCCGTCCTGGTGCTGACCGTATTGATCTTCAATCTGGCTGCCCGTTTCTTCGGCAGATTCATCTACCGCAAGCTTACTGCATCCAAGAGAATGAGCTAG
- the pstC gene encoding phosphate ABC transporter permease subunit PstC — MRGQPTNKRLEKHHIENLIGRIYMSFCVLLLIVIIVSMVYFVASKGVANFVSGEVKVSEFLFGTKWSPEADTPSYGAFPFISGSFLVTLLAALIASPLSICAALFMTEIVPGWGKKLLQPVIELLSGIPSVVYGFVGLSVIVPFLRDTLPGQGIGVAAGALVLSVMILPTITSVAADALASLPQNLKESSFALGATRWQTISRVILPTTFPAIMTGVVLGMARAFGEALAVQMVIGNAPFVPHSLFESASTLTSVITLGMGNTTMGSPQNNALWSMALVLMLMTFVFVLLVRMLERRNRI, encoded by the coding sequence TTGAGGGGACAACCAACTAACAAGCGGCTGGAAAAACATCATATAGAAAATTTAATCGGACGTATTTATATGTCCTTTTGCGTGCTGCTGCTCATTGTCATCATTGTATCCATGGTCTATTTCGTAGCCTCCAAAGGCGTTGCCAACTTCGTGAGCGGTGAGGTCAAGGTCTCTGAATTCCTGTTCGGCACGAAGTGGTCGCCTGAAGCAGACACGCCATCCTATGGAGCCTTCCCGTTCATCTCGGGTTCCTTCCTGGTCACCCTGCTGGCTGCACTTATCGCAAGTCCGCTCAGCATCTGCGCGGCGCTCTTCATGACAGAGATTGTGCCGGGCTGGGGTAAAAAACTGCTGCAGCCGGTCATCGAGCTGCTGTCAGGTATTCCATCCGTTGTCTACGGCTTCGTAGGCTTAAGCGTCATTGTTCCATTTCTGCGGGATACGCTGCCCGGACAGGGCATCGGGGTGGCTGCAGGCGCGCTAGTGCTGTCGGTCATGATTCTGCCGACGATTACCAGCGTGGCTGCAGACGCGCTTGCTTCATTGCCGCAAAACTTGAAAGAATCATCCTTTGCGCTCGGTGCCACACGCTGGCAGACGATCTCCCGGGTCATTCTCCCGACAACCTTCCCGGCGATTATGACGGGTGTAGTGCTTGGTATGGCCCGCGCCTTCGGCGAGGCCCTTGCCGTGCAGATGGTTATCGGTAACGCGCCGTTCGTGCCGCACTCCCTGTTCGAGTCCGCGTCAACACTTACCAGTGTCATCACGCTGGGTATGGGGAATACAACGATGGGTTCACCGCAGAACAATGCGCTGTGGAGTATGGCGCTCGTGCTGATGCTGATGACCTTTGTATTCGTCCTGCTGGTGAGAATGCTCGAAAGGAGAAATAGAATTTGA